The following are encoded in a window of Ricinus communis isolate WT05 ecotype wild-type chromosome 4, ASM1957865v1, whole genome shotgun sequence genomic DNA:
- the LOC8280392 gene encoding polygalacturonase QRT3 — MIEVFLPNLASLFIRSKSLFLILKKRIGVPLELRILVLITHAKTETGPRTINLSLSLSLSLSVSNSFTHPEEKKLEMKTMRPFPVMCLILLVLVQETSSYSMRQHKLRRMEAKLQETQQHFPLSLQAPETKQNGRVFYPIGYGADPTGIKESSDAILGALNDAFKMQNGLELLPGVNDLGGVVIDLQGGNYKISKPLRFPASGGGNVVVEGGTLRASDTFPDDEHLIQVWSPNSKLSDRTHSFHLDPRSITDRKDQSVGIYYEDITFRDILFDSRYRGGGILIIDSARIRIDNCFFLHFKTQGILVQKGHETFISGCFLGQHSTVGGDSGEKDFTGTAIDLASNDNAITDVAIFSAAIGVLLRGQANILTGIHCYNKATYWGGVGILVKQYAALTRVDNCYLDYNSIVMEDPVQVHVTNGLFLGDGNVVLKAINGKISGLNIVNNMFNGNPKHMFPIVKLDGLFSSIDQVVIDHNNVNGMSLRSTVGRLTVGGNGTKWVADFSPVLLFPDKINHFQYSFYTSSAQGFPVVHRVTGVSKNVVVVESDKAVNGVISVVVDQYNLVGEGNIVM, encoded by the exons ATGATTGAAGTGTTTCTTCCAAACTTGGCTTCTTTGTTCATTAGATCGAAGAGTTTGTTCTTGATCTTGAAGAAAAGGATTGGAGTCCCTTTGGAATTGAGAATATTGGTCTTG atTACTCATGCCAAGACTGAGACCGGCCCAAGAACTAtaaatctctctctctctctctctctctctctctctgttaGCAATTCTTTTACTCACCcagaggaaaaaaaattggaGATGAAAACAATGAGACCCTTTCCAGTAATGTGCTTGATTTTACTAGTTTTGGTACAAGAAACATCTTCTTATTCCATGAGGCAGCACAAGCTAAGAAGAATGGAAGCAAAGCTTCAAGAAACTCAACAGCATTTTCCATTGTCCCTCCAAGCTCCAGAAACTAAACAG AATGGGAGAGTGTTCTATCCAATTGGGTATGGTGCTGATCCCACTGGAATAAAAGAGAGCAGTGATGCCATCCTGGGTGCACTGAATGATGCCTTTAAGATGCAAAATGGGTTAGAATTGCTGCCTGGTGTCAATGACTTGGGGGGTGTTGTAATAGATTTGCAAGGTGGAAACTACAAAATCAGCAAGCCACTTAGGTTTCCTGCTTCTGGTGGTGGCAATGTTGTG GTAGAAGGAGGAACCTTAAGGGCATCAGACACATTTCCTGATGATGAACATCTGATACAAGTATGGTCCCCAAACTCCAAGCTATCTGATAGAACACATTCCTTTCATCTCGACCCCCGCAGCATTACTGATCGTAAAGACCAAAGTGTAGGAATCTACTACGAAGACATAACCTTCAGGGACATTCTTTTCGATTCAAGATACAGAGGCGGAGGAATTCTCATAATCGATTCAGCAAGGATTCGCATCGACAACTGCTTCTTTCTCCACTTCAAAACCCAAGGAATTCTGGTCCAGAAAGGACACGAAACCTTCATATCAGGTTGCTTCTTAGGACAGCATTCCACAGTTGGTGGAGATTCAGGGGAGAAAGATTTCACAGGCACTGCCATTGATCTTGCCAGCAATGACAACGCCATCACAGATGTCGCAATATTTTCAGCTGCCATTGGTGTGTTATTAAGAGGCCAGGCTAATATTTTAACAGGAATACATTGCTATAACAAGGCAACGTATTGGGGTGGTGTAGGAATTTTGGTGAAACAATATGCAGCACTGACAAGGGTAGATAATTGTTACTTAGATTATAACAGTATAGTAATGGAAGACCCAGTCCAAGTTCATGTTACCAATGGGCTATTTTTGGGGGATGGGAATGTGGTGTTGAAAGCTATCAATGGTAAGATTTCTGGGTTAAATATAGTGAATAACATGTTCAATGGGAACCCAAAACATATGTTCCCTATAGTCAAATTAGATGGGTTATTTAGCAGCATTGATCAAGTGGTGATTGACCATAACAATGTAAATGGCATGAGCTTGAGATCAACTGTAGGGAGACTGACAGTTGGCGGAAATGGAACTAAATGGGTAGCTGATTTTTCACCTGTTTTGTTGTTTCCTGACAAGATTAATCATTTTCAGTACTCATTTTACACCAGTAGTGCTCAAGGGTTCCCAGTAGTTCATAGAGTGACAGGTGTGTCAAAAAATGTGGTGGTTGTGGAGAGTGATAAAGCAGTTAATGGTGTGATATCTGTAGTTGTTGATCAGTATAATTTGGTTGGAGAAGGTAATATTGTTATGTAA
- the LOC8271816 gene encoding polygalacturonase QRT3, with the protein MEATMHRTVLVLLKIVVGFSCFVIINVNGLDPSLNNLSNGNHPDQMQKMEASKSSSFRRKLASSPSPSPSPAPSPTCHAPAASAEAAGNDRPRPRLIHATSFGADPTGKYDSTTALIRAIESAFVGSGERFLMAKSTNLAGAHISLENGNYMISRPLRLPVVGAGNLMISGGTLRASYNFPTDGYLIELSGSPSSHEYEYVTLKDLMLDCNFRGGGLSVINSHRTSVDNCYIAHFKTNGILIQQGHEVYIRNSFVGRQTAAGGDSGERNCSGTGINLMQNDNLEERERERDMEATMQRKALVLFMIVVGFSCFDRIHVRGLEPSFDHFSNGNYRDQMHKLQLLKSSLIRRELASSPSPSPTYYAPAPSPEAGMNDPPRPRVIQVTSFGADPTGKQDSTAALLRAIESAFQGTRQGSLMDGITNLGGAHISLEGGSYIISRPLRMPVTRAGNLMISGGTLRASNDFPADGYLIDLSGSSTSYNYEYITLKDLMLDCNFRGGGISVINSLRTSIDNCYVAHFNTDGIFVQRGHETYIRNSFIGQHITAGGDSGERNFSGTGINLMGNDNAVTDVVIFSAGIGVMVSGPGNTLSGVHCYNKATGFGGTGIYLKLPNLTQTRILNCYLDYNGIVAEDPNQLTITNSFFLGDGFVLLKSINGVLKGINIVDNMFSGSNKDIDIVQLDESSGPFTQIDQVVVDRNNVKGMKLRATVARDSVQGTGISWTLDFNPVLLFPNLIDHVQYSLLIENLTSFPNYALRSISENRVVIQSDSPVPARVFVSVNQG; encoded by the exons ATGGAAGCGACAATGCACAGAACAGTTCTGGTTCTGTTGAAGATAGTTGTAGGGTTTTCTTGTTTCGTTATAATTAATGTCAATGGACTTGACCCATCTCTTAATAACTTGTCTAATGGGAATCACCCTGACCAAATGCAAAAAATGGAAGCTTCCAAGTCCTCCTCATTTCGTCGCAAATTGGCTTCCTCTCCCTCTCCCTCCCCTTCTCCTGCTCCTTCTCCTACCTGTCATGCTCCAGCTGCATCAGCAGAG GCTGCAGGGAATGATCGACCTCGTCCAAGATTGATTCATGCGACATCCTTTGGAGCAGACCCAACTGGGAAGTATGATAGCACAACAGCACTTATAAGAGCAATAGAATCAGCATTTGTTGGTTCAGGAGAAAGGTTCCTGATGGCTAAAAGCACTAATCTTGCTGGTGCACATATTAGTCTTGAGAATGGAAATTACATGATTTCCAGACCCTTGCGTTTGCCAGTTGTTGGAGCAGGGAATCTTATG ATTAGTGGCGGGACGCTACGAGCCTCATACAATTTTCCAACAGATGGATATCTAATTGAATTATCAGGATCCCCTAGCTCCCATGAATATGAATACGTAACTCTGAAAGACCTGATGCTGGACTGCAACTTCAGGGGTGGAGGGCTTTCAGTTATAAACTCACACAGGACTAGCGTAGACAACTGTTACATTGCACATTTCAAAACTAACGGAATTCTAATCCAACAAGGTCATGAGGTCTACATCCGAAATTCCTTTGTCGGTCGGCAGACTGCAGCCGGAGGTGATTCAGGCGAAAGGAACTGTTCGGGCACTGGAATTAACCTAATGCAAAATGATAACCT AGAAGAGagggaaagagagagagatatgGAAGCAACAATGCAAAGAAAAGCTCTGGTTCTGTTCATGATAGTTGTAggattttcttgttttgacAGAATTCATGTCAGGGGACTTGAACCATCATTTGATCACTTCTCAAATGGTAATTACCGTGACCAAATGCATAAACTGCAATTGCTCAAGTCTTCTTTAATTCGCCGCGAATTGGCTTCCTCTCCCTCTCCTTCTCCTACCTATTATGCTCCAGCTCCATCACCGGAG GCTGGGATGAATGATCCACCTCGTCCAAGAGTGATTCAAGTGACATCATTTGGGGCAGATCCAACTGGGAAACAGGATAGCACAGCAGCACTCCTAAGAGCAATAGAATCAGCTTTTCAAGGTACAAGACAAGGGTCCTTGATGGATGGAATCACTAATCTTGGTGGTGCACATATTAGTCTTGAGGGTGGCAGTTATATAATTTCCAGACCTCTGCGTATGCCAGTTACTCGAGCAGGGAACCTTATG ATTAGCGGAGGGACATTACGAGCCTCAAATGATTTTCCTGCAGATGGGTATCTAATTGATTTATCAGGATCCTCTACCTCCTATAACTATGAATATATAACTCTGAAAGACCTGATGCTGGACTGCAACTTCAGAGGTGGAGGCATTTCAGTTATAAACTCACTCAGGACTAGCATAGACAATTGTTACGTTGCCCATTTCAACACTGATGGAATTTTTGTCCAACGAGGTCATGAAACCTACATCCGAAACTCCTTTATCGGTCAGCACATCACAGCCGGAGGCGATTCCGGCGAAAGGAACTTTTCAGGCACTGGAATTAACCTAATGGGGAATGATAATGCTGTCACTGATGTGGTAATTTTTTCAGCTGGGATAGGAGTAATGGTTTCAGGTCCAGGTAACACGCTTTCCGGGGTACATTGTTATAATAAGGCAACAGGTTTTGGTGGTACAGGAATTTATTTGAAGCTGCCTAATCTAACACAGACAAGAATTTTGAATTGTTATTTAGATTACAACGGAATTGTTGCTGAGGACCCTAATCAACTTACCATCACCAACAGTTTTTTTCTTGGTGACGGATTCGTTCTCCTGAAATCGATAAATGGGGTCCTGAAAGGGATTAACATTGTCGATAACATGTTTTCAGGGTCTAATAAGGACATTGACATTGTCCAATTGGATGAATCAAGTGGCCCTTTCACGCAAATTGATCAGGTTGTGGTGGACAGGAATAATGTGAAAGGAATGAAACTCAGGGCAACAGTTGCTAGAGACTCTGTTCAAGGGACTGGCATTTCCTGGACTCTTGATTTTAATCCAGTTCTTTTGTTTCCTAACCTTATTGACCATGTCCAATACTCTCTGCTAATTGAAAACCTTACCTCTTTTCCAAATTATGCTCTACGCAGTATTTCCGAAAATCGGGTTGTGATCCAGTCAGATTCTCCGGTGCCTGCTAGGGTTTTCGTCTCGGTGAATCAAGGATAA